A portion of the Drosophila innubila isolate TH190305 chromosome 3L unlocalized genomic scaffold, UK_Dinn_1.0 0_D_3L, whole genome shotgun sequence genome contains these proteins:
- the LOC117787837 gene encoding UBX domain-containing protein 4, protein MNWHTGNIAEAVAESKAKDAVFVVYIEGQDEMSAKLDRFLNDSLVSSKLMTNDFVAVKIQGDSPTYVQFSSLYKMVPVPSIFFIGNSGTPLDVTTGIIESVDQLVAKIDKVLHLAGKQTNVVASSSRAVETVESVESVANERSIAGAEEKSATQQQETQEDAVSTESAAESSAATEEQSSEDADAPEAIAIETAELFDTPELSDAHEAIDTPEGMDASSPSAASSQPAVASSAAAAAEKRAAAAAAAAAVASLLPVSNPLVATAPPSATATEVDATIQQLVEQKKLERQVEQKRQDKENELRRRREGREAQVQQAQTREQEIKQMQDRIRRDRKQEQETRDRILAQIAADRAEQANRAEVQSNNNNNTLSTTTANTVTSADSSISSTAADETRLQIRLPGGITRTKAFAVEEPLTTVRVYVLNELLVGSNIRDFTLATSYPRREFKTEDELKSLVDLNLVPNAVLLVLQREHVNTVVRTRNNLFNILSSVLWTILTPATMAFDYLNKMGLQRIRQRFMQMVSNVGLVKSPPGRNIADNPVAAAQDASARRNMGLFQTTLHARNTGNPPDSTSDDATSTQSAADDSQYQPPPMIFTEGSIAQQAATQRSGGVYRRYGESNIRRLADTTKDEDDKATYNGNSTQQQ, encoded by the exons ATGAATTGGCATACGGGAAACATAGCAGAGGCTGTGGCGGAATCAAAAGCCAAAGATGCCGTCTTCGTTGTATACATTGAAg GTCAGGACGAGATGTCTGCGAAGCTGGACAGATTCCTCAATGATTCACTGGTGAGCTCCAAGCTGATGACAAACGATTTTGTGGCTGTTAAAATACAGGGCGACAGTCCAACGTACGTTCAGTTCTCATCGCTAT ATAAAATGGTGCCAGTGCCATCAATATTTTTCATTGGCAATTCTGGAACTCCATTGGATGTGACAACGGGAATCATTGAGAGTGTCGATCAACTTGTGGCTAAAATCGATAAAGTTCTGCACTTGGCGGGCAAGCAAACAAATGTGGTTGCATCCAGCAGCAGAGCTGTGGAAACTGTAGAAAGTGTGGAAAGCGTTGCAAATGAGCGCAGCATTGCAGGCGCCGAGGAAAAGTCAGCAACACAGCAGCAGGAAACGCAGGAAGATGCAGTCAGCACAGAATCAGCCGCAGAATCATCAGCTGCAACCGAGGAGCAATCATCGGAGGATGCAGATGCTCCcgaagcaattgcaattgagaCAGCGGAACTCTTTGATACGCCTGAATTAAGTGATGCTCACGAAGCAATTGATACGCCCGAGGGAATGGATGCTTCATCACCGTCAGCTGCCTCATCCCAGCCAGCTGTGGCATcatcagcagctgctgccgcagAGAAGcgagctgccgctgccgctgccgccgctgctgtgGCATCGCTGCTGCCAGTGAGTAATCCATTGGTGGCAACCGCTCCTCCTTCGGCTACAGCTACAGAGGTGGATGCAACAATACAGCAGCTCGTGGAGCAGAAGAAACTAGAGCGACAGGTGGAGCAAAAGCGTCAGGACAAAGAAAACGAACTGCGACGACGTCGGGAGGGACGGGAAGCGCAGGTGCAACAGGCTCAAACCCGAGAACAGGAGATCAAACAAATGCAG GATCGCATACGCCGTGATCGaaagcaggagcaggagacACGTGATCGCATTCTCGCTCAAATAGCCGCGGATCGTGCAGAGCAGGCGAATCGGGCGGAGGtacagagcaacaacaacaacaacacattatCAACGACCACAGCGAATACGGTGACATCGGCGGATTCGTCGATCAGCTCGACGGCAGCGGATGAGACGCGTCTGCAGATCCGTTTGCCTGGGGGAATCACACGCACCAAAGCCTTTGCCGTCGAGGAGCCTTTAACCACTGTGCGCGTGTATGTGCTGAATGAGCTGCTCGTTGGCAGCAACATACGCGACTTCACACTGGCTACCAGCTATCCACGACGCGAGTTCAAGACCGAGGATGAGCTCAAGTCCCTCGTCGATTTAAATCTTGTGCCCAATGCGGTGCTCTTGGTCCTCCAGCGGGAACATGTCAATACTGTGGTTCGCACCAGAAATAATCTGTTCAACATATTATCCAGTGTGCTGTGGACCATTCTCACACCCGCTACCATGGCTTTCGATTACCTTAACAAGATGGGACTGCAACGCATCCGACAACGCTTCATGCAAATGGTGTCCAATGTGGGTTTGGTCAAGTCTCCCCCAGGTCGCAACATTGCCGATAATCCAGTGGCAGCAGCTCAGGATGC CTCGGCAAGACGCAATATGGGCTTGTTTCAAACAACGCTACACGCAAGGAACACTGGAAACCCTCCGGACTCCACATCAGATGATGCGACATCCACACAAAGCGCTGCCGATGATTCTCAGTATCAGCCACCGCCCATGATATTTACAGAGGGCTCGATTGCACAGCAGGCGGCAACACAACGTTCCGGCGGAGTCTACAGACGTTACGGCGAATCGAACATACGTCGATTGGCGGACACCACAAAGGATGAGGATGACAAGGCCACATATAATGGCAACTCAACCCAGCagcaataa
- the LOC117787842 gene encoding uncharacterized protein LOC117787842 yields the protein MSPPNKTKKMVIKIPRHPFIRAESDLNYENGVQIRKCRVNLERIKGFQVFPLKPNKQKRCCVRVARLPNVERSEMSVTPASSIVCSDFDNDTADE from the exons atgtcgccaccaaataaaactaagaaaatgGTCATTAAAATTCCAAGACATCCTTTTATCAGAGCAGAGAGTGATTTGAATTACGAGAATGGCGTTCAAATACGCAAGTGTCGCGTAAATTTGGAACGCATCAAGGGTTTTCAAGTTTTTCCATTGAAacccaacaaacaaaaacgcTGCTGTGTTCGCGTTGCACGTCTGCCAAATGTGGAACGCAGCGAAATGTCTGTAACGCCAGCCAGTTCCATAGTTTGCTCCGATTTTGACAATG ATACTGCTGATGAATAG
- the LOC117787840 gene encoding UBX domain-containing protein 1 — MSDVQTLMDMGFPKDRVEYALQVTSHKGVELAMEWLLAHVDEEIPTPGGGAASGGGAAPTEDNAPSSSGGATDDAAGGAAIAKSLKCDDCGKVLKDQTEVEFHAAKTGHSNFSESTEEKKALTEEEKKAQLALIEEKLKQKRVEREEREKVDALERERNRIRSGKDMIEARRRMEEIEMKKIVDQRKREKEEEKAARDRVRAQIEADKAARKARELPAQLSDAVASVSSTTTASSPTGVKSPPREYTETRIQVRLQDGSTLASEFNVKEPLSAVRVFIQVKTGIETPFALMTSFPRKIFADDDYEKPLEVLGLVPSAVVIMTKPAA, encoded by the exons ATGAGCGATGTACAGACTCTGATGGACATGGGATTCCCCAAGGATCGAGT ggaaTATGCACTGCAGGTGACAAGTCACAAAGGTGTCGAGTTGGCTATGGAATGGCTGTTGGCTCATGTCGATGAGGAGATTCCCACTccaggaggaggagcagcatccggaggaggagcagcaCCGACAGAAGACAATGCGCCCAGCAGCAGCGGAGGAGCAACTGATGATGCAGCCGGAGGAGCTGCAATTGCCAAATCTCTCAAATGCGACGATTGCGGTAAAGTGCTCAAGGATCAGACGGAGGTGGAATTCCATGCAGCCAAGACAGGACACAGCAATTTCTCCGAGTCCACGGAGGAGAAGAAAGCACTCACCGAGGAGGAGAAGAAGGCACAACTCGCCCTTATCGAGGAGAAGCTGAAACAGAAGCGTGTGGAACGCGAGGAACGCGAAAAGGTTGATGCCCTGGAGCGGGAACGTAATCGCATCCGATCCGGCAAAGATATGATAGAGGCTCGTCGTCGCATGGAAGAGATCGAAATGAAGAAGATAGTCGATCAGCGCAAGCGCGAAAAGGAGGAGGAGAAAGCGGCTCGGGATCGGGTTCGGGCACAAATCGAGGCTGACAAGGCGGCTCGCAAGGCCAG GGAACTCCCCGCACAGTTGTCGGATGCGGTGGCTTCGGTCAGCTCCACGACTACGGCCAGTTCGCCGACTGGCGTCAAGTCGCCGCCGCGGGAATACACGGAGACCCGGATCCAGGTGAGACTGCAGGACGGATCGACACTCGCGTCCGAGTTCAATGTGAAGGAACCGTTGTCCGCCGTGCGTGTGTTCATCCAGGTGAAGACGGGCATTGAAACTCCGTTCGCTTTGATGACTTCGTTTCCGCGCAAAATCTTTGCGGATGATGACTATGAGAAGCCGCTGGAGGTTCTGGGTCTGGTACCATCCGCTGTCGTTATAATGACCAAGCCAGCTGCGTAA
- the LOC117787841 gene encoding ribonuclease P protein subunit p29: MASRETDAVKEYLTDLVVPHKRCNVNIIPDHITMLHGTKNKQQISRKRRAHKQNTLTRKQYAELGLNTLPRKQLKYEQILPLHKLWRGYIKEHLGLREGEQVPQLHEKRYDEFSRQLVKMDLHGAKLRVLQSKCETLIGLNGICVMDTKNVLKLLGADDQLRTVPKSECVFGMQLGNMEFTIFGQHLNMRPAERSVKKIKSCVEPFM, from the coding sequence atggccAGCAGGGAAACAGATGCAGTCAAGGAGTATCTCACCGATCTCGTGGTGCCGCACAAACGCTGCAATGTCAACATCATACCCGATCACATCACCATGCTGCATGgcaccaaaaacaaacaacaaatcagTCGCAAACGTCGCGCGCACAAACAAAACACGTTGACCAGAAAACAATACGCTGAATTGGGCCTAAATACGCTGCCCAGGAAACAGTTAAAATATGAACAGATACTGCCGCTGCATAAACTCTGGCGTGGTTACATTAAGGAGCATCTGGGGCTGCGGGAGGGGGAACAGGTGCCGCAGCTGCACGAAAAGCGATACGATGAATTCAGCAGACAGTTGGTCAAAATGGATTTGCATGGCGCCAAATTGCGTGTGTTGCAGTCCAAGTGCGAAACTCTAATTGGATTAAATGGCATTTGTGTCATGGACACGAAGAATGTGCTAAAACTGCTCGGCGCGGATGATCAGCTGCGAACGGTGCCGAAAAGTGAATGCGTCTTCGGCATGCAGCTGGGCAACATGGAGTTCACAATATTCGGACAACATCTCAACATGCGGCCAGCGGAGCGAAGcgtcaaaaaaatcaagagCTGCGTGGAGCCATTTATGTAG